In the Bradyrhizobium guangzhouense genome, one interval contains:
- a CDS encoding AI-2E family transporter yields MKTIRQFLFADEVIQLVIRLGLLGLLLVWTFLIIKPFVPILTWSAVLAVAFYPVFSWLAKFLGGSPRIAAAILTLIMLGIVIGPAAWLGLSAVEGIRDIANQISAGELALRAAPEQIKSWPLIGQQLYDLWTLAYTNIRAVLQEVTPYLKPVAGFMLSFVGSAGVGTLQFLLSVLVAGFLFPYGPQLAGAIRGFLFRIVPEQSEHFMELSGATIRAVSQGVIGVAIIQALLAGIGFKLAAIPSAGLLAIIVLLLSIVQIGAAIVLIPVVIWIWMVKDVTTALPLTVFLVIVGLLDNILKPLVMGRGLTTPTLVILIGVIGGTLAHGIIGLFIGPIILAVAWELAAAWIRIGRAAPGDIADR; encoded by the coding sequence TTGAAAACGATTCGCCAATTTCTCTTCGCGGACGAGGTGATCCAGCTTGTGATCCGGCTCGGATTGCTCGGGCTGCTGCTCGTGTGGACCTTTCTGATCATCAAGCCGTTCGTGCCGATCCTGACCTGGAGCGCGGTTCTGGCGGTGGCGTTCTATCCGGTTTTCAGCTGGCTGGCCAAATTCCTCGGCGGTAGTCCACGCATCGCGGCGGCGATTCTCACGCTGATCATGCTCGGCATCGTCATCGGCCCCGCGGCGTGGCTGGGCTTGAGTGCTGTCGAAGGGATCAGGGACATCGCGAACCAGATCAGCGCCGGCGAGCTCGCGCTTCGGGCCGCACCCGAGCAGATCAAGAGCTGGCCCTTGATCGGACAGCAGCTCTACGATCTCTGGACTCTGGCCTATACGAATATCCGTGCGGTGCTGCAGGAGGTGACACCCTATCTGAAGCCGGTTGCGGGGTTCATGCTGTCGTTCGTCGGCAGCGCCGGCGTCGGCACGCTTCAGTTCCTGCTGTCGGTGCTGGTCGCCGGATTCCTCTTCCCGTACGGGCCACAGCTTGCCGGCGCGATCCGAGGCTTCCTGTTCAGGATCGTGCCGGAACAGAGCGAGCACTTTATGGAGCTCTCCGGTGCGACCATCCGCGCCGTGTCGCAAGGCGTGATCGGGGTTGCGATCATTCAGGCGCTGCTGGCCGGCATCGGCTTCAAGCTCGCCGCCATTCCGAGCGCAGGCTTGCTCGCCATTATCGTGCTGTTGCTGTCGATCGTGCAGATCGGTGCGGCCATTGTTCTCATTCCTGTCGTGATCTGGATCTGGATGGTCAAGGATGTGACGACGGCGCTCCCTCTGACCGTGTTCCTCGTCATCGTGGGACTTCTGGACAACATCCTGAAACCGTTGGTCATGGGGCGCGGGCTGACCACGCCGACGCTCGTGATCCTGATCGGGGTCATCGGCGGAACGCTGGCGCATGGGATTATCGGGCTCTTCATCGGGCCGATCATCCTGGCGGTCGCCTGGGAGCTCGCGGCCGCTTGGATCCGGATCGGGCGGGCTGCGCCGGGCGATATTGCTGATCGTTGA
- a CDS encoding YoaK family protein, whose protein sequence is MSTLDVAAGAIRRDETVEIVLLLAFVGGFIDAYTWIIHGVMANAQTANVIFLWVYAMTGDWTKALHFVPPILAFAVGIVLAAWLRRVVGERASALSVLVEIIFLIVVGILHNRVPDMAGTLGISMVAAMQSAIFIKVEGAACSTVMITGNMRQTIENIFAVVYGGAPLGTLRRSAIFFALCAVFGCGAAIGAFATETIPNLALGGPVVALLIVLLRCEATPREVIT, encoded by the coding sequence ATGAGCACCCTGGACGTTGCCGCCGGCGCGATCCGCCGCGATGAAACGGTCGAGATTGTCCTGCTGCTGGCCTTTGTCGGCGGCTTCATCGATGCCTACACATGGATCATTCACGGCGTCATGGCGAATGCCCAAACCGCGAATGTGATCTTTCTCTGGGTCTACGCCATGACCGGCGATTGGACCAAGGCACTGCATTTCGTGCCGCCGATCCTGGCCTTCGCCGTCGGCATCGTCCTCGCCGCCTGGCTGCGCCGCGTGGTCGGGGAGCGCGCCAGTGCGCTCAGTGTCCTGGTCGAGATCATCTTCTTGATCGTGGTCGGCATCTTGCACAATCGGGTGCCGGATATGGCAGGAACGCTCGGCATTTCCATGGTCGCGGCGATGCAGTCGGCAATATTCATCAAGGTCGAGGGCGCGGCCTGCAGCACGGTGATGATCACCGGTAACATGCGTCAGACCATCGAGAACATCTTCGCGGTCGTCTACGGAGGCGCGCCGCTGGGGACGCTGCGCAGATCGGCCATCTTCTTCGCCCTGTGCGCGGTGTTCGGCTGTGGCGCGGCCATTGGTGCTTTCGCCACCGAGACCATTCCCAACCTCGCGCTCGGCGGTCCCGTCGTTGCGCTGCTGATTGTCCTGCTGCGCTGCGAGGCGACACCGCGCGAGGTGATCACATGA
- a CDS encoding response regulator, with the protein MRTSLSRLLRAHGFVATLFDSANALLDQGKFEEAICIVLDINLDGKSGIELRLRLAGQGVVAPIIYITGNDSAANRAAAIASGCVAYLTKPFSAQSLIASVVRASAA; encoded by the coding sequence ATGCGGACCAGCCTGAGCAGGCTGCTTCGTGCGCACGGGTTCGTTGCAACGTTGTTCGACTCCGCGAACGCGTTGCTCGATCAGGGCAAGTTCGAGGAGGCGATCTGCATCGTGCTCGACATCAATCTCGACGGGAAGTCGGGCATCGAGTTGCGGCTCCGACTGGCAGGGCAGGGGGTCGTTGCGCCGATCATCTACATCACCGGCAACGATAGCGCGGCAAATCGTGCCGCCGCGATTGCATCAGGCTGCGTTGCGTACCTGACAAAGCCGTTCTCGGCGCAATCGCTGATCGCCTCGGTCGTGCGTGCATCGGCTGCCTGA
- a CDS encoding MarC family protein, giving the protein MFGFGALFAIINPYGLAFIFLDRTSGLSEDERADLALRVAGYAFAVLLVSQFLGSQILNFFGVTIPALRIAGGLVVAATGWSMLHALPGTAGPHAEATADLATMKRMAFFPLTIPLTTGPGTIATAIAIGISRTDSLDAMFGSSIVSLAIAIAVTGAIYHAYRKSSAMARVFGEEGTSVVTKLSAFLLLCIGVQIIITGTTDVARTILDGASHTVQ; this is encoded by the coding sequence TTGTTCGGCTTTGGCGCGCTGTTCGCGATCATCAATCCCTATGGACTGGCTTTTATCTTCCTTGACCGGACCAGTGGCCTGTCTGAGGACGAGCGCGCCGATCTCGCGCTGCGCGTTGCCGGATATGCCTTTGCCGTTCTATTGGTCTCGCAGTTTCTCGGCAGCCAGATTCTGAACTTCTTTGGCGTGACCATACCGGCGCTCCGGATTGCCGGGGGACTCGTGGTCGCCGCAACCGGCTGGTCGATGTTGCATGCCTTGCCAGGTACGGCCGGGCCCCATGCGGAGGCGACTGCCGATCTTGCGACCATGAAGCGGATGGCGTTCTTCCCGCTGACGATCCCGCTCACAACCGGACCTGGGACGATTGCGACCGCCATCGCCATCGGAATAAGCCGGACCGACAGTCTGGACGCAATGTTCGGATCATCGATTGTTTCACTGGCAATTGCGATCGCCGTAACCGGGGCGATATACCACGCCTACCGCAAGTCGAGCGCGATGGCGCGCGTGTTCGGAGAGGAAGGCACCAGCGTGGTTACAAAGCTGTCGGCGTTCCTGCTGCTCTGCATCGGCGTGCAGATCATCATCACCGGGACGACGGACGTCGCGCGAACCATCCTGGATGGTGCCTCGCACACCGTCCAGTAA
- a CDS encoding alpha/beta hydrolase family protein, whose protein sequence is MTAILGLLVFAVPAYADDDVRIQEEIWALPLPLPMFAYVVRPVGDGPFPLVIMNHGVSLNPTERSFFPLVEFRDAAKWFAKRGNMVVAPVGTGYGAAAIDIPDRALYGPFFSKIGKCINPNFHDAGLAVAQVDLWIIDYMAAEKRIVPKDVVVVGQSAGGWAAIALSSVNPPPVKAIITFAAGRGGRVGGKPNNNCAPDKLVEATADFGRTSRVPMLWIYIENDTFFGPELSKRMRDAFTAAGGKAEYHLMPPFGTEGHFFIGSPSAIPLWSPLVAKFLDAQK, encoded by the coding sequence ATGACTGCCATCCTTGGTCTTCTCGTCTTTGCGGTGCCCGCATACGCCGACGACGACGTCCGAATTCAGGAGGAGATCTGGGCACTGCCGCTGCCGCTGCCGATGTTCGCCTATGTGGTCCGACCGGTCGGTGACGGTCCCTTCCCGCTGGTGATCATGAACCATGGCGTCTCGCTCAATCCGACCGAACGCAGCTTCTTTCCGCTGGTCGAATTCCGCGATGCCGCCAAATGGTTCGCCAAGCGCGGCAATATGGTGGTGGCGCCGGTCGGGACCGGCTATGGCGCCGCCGCCATCGACATTCCCGACCGGGCGCTCTACGGCCCGTTCTTCTCCAAGATCGGCAAATGCATCAATCCCAACTTCCATGACGCAGGGCTCGCCGTCGCACAGGTCGATCTCTGGATCATCGACTACATGGCCGCCGAGAAACGCATCGTTCCGAAAGACGTCGTCGTGGTCGGCCAGTCCGCCGGCGGCTGGGCGGCGATCGCCTTGTCAAGTGTGAACCCACCGCCGGTCAAGGCGATCATCACCTTCGCCGCAGGCCGTGGCGGCCGCGTCGGCGGCAAGCCCAACAACAATTGCGCGCCTGACAAGCTGGTTGAAGCGACCGCCGATTTCGGCCGCACCTCGCGGGTGCCGATGCTCTGGATCTATATCGAGAACGACACGTTCTTCGGCCCGGAACTGTCGAAGCGGATGCGCGACGCGTTCACGGCGGCCGGCGGCAAGGCCGAGTACCATCTGATGCCGCCATTCGGAACCGAGGGCCACTTTTTCATCGGCTCGCCGAGCGCGATCCCGCTTTGGTCGCCGCTGGTGGCCAAATTCCTCGACGCGCAAAAATAG
- a CDS encoding invasion associated locus B family protein, with protein MPSADAAPKTTDTDKAAEVAHRGQREASDIVYGDWQKLCFKAGGAPTLCRTSITGKFPTGQMAVRIDLIEREDSSAARLQLFVPVGMYLQQPATLSVDKGKPVRVPYSWCLTNACIAGDVAPPRIIKEMDTGQVLMLKVVDSSLLALTTSVPLANFASVHKGAPAKTLEQYVDE; from the coding sequence ATGCCGTCGGCCGACGCGGCGCCAAAGACCACAGACACCGACAAGGCCGCCGAAGTCGCCCACCGCGGTCAACGCGAGGCCAGCGACATTGTCTATGGCGATTGGCAGAAGCTCTGCTTCAAGGCCGGTGGCGCACCCACCCTGTGTCGGACGTCGATCACCGGAAAATTCCCGACCGGCCAGATGGCCGTGCGCATCGACCTGATCGAACGCGAAGACAGCTCGGCGGCCCGGCTGCAACTCTTTGTCCCCGTCGGCATGTACCTTCAGCAGCCGGCCACCCTGAGCGTCGACAAGGGCAAACCCGTCCGCGTGCCCTATAGCTGGTGCCTGACCAACGCATGCATCGCGGGCGACGTCGCGCCGCCGAGGATCATCAAAGAGATGGACACGGGACAGGTCTTGATGCTCAAGGTCGTCGATTCAAGCCTGTTGGCGCTGACAACGTCGGTGCCGCTCGCGAATTTCGCGTCGGTTCACAAGGGCGCGCCGGCCAAAACGCTGGAGCAATATGTCGACGAATGA
- a CDS encoding helix-turn-helix domain-containing protein — translation MFVRITTDSAPRPNSLRDLGMTSSSTARVSLSEFSYRKGAEVYGEKEPAEYVYQVKSGAVRSYKLLSDGRRQIGAFHLTGDIFGLENGSEHRFTAEAIVDTTVRLVKRQSLELVAENDAMVARNLLSMTTNNLQHAEDHMLLLGRKTSLERVAAFLLEMDKRLAAADVMALPMSRRDIADYLGLTLETVSRALSRLHELGIIGFIGNTQRQIVLVDRHGLASLDLPA, via the coding sequence ATGTTCGTTCGCATCACCACGGATTCCGCACCCCGCCCCAATTCGCTGCGCGACCTCGGCATGACGAGCTCTTCAACTGCGCGAGTCAGTCTGAGCGAATTTTCCTACAGGAAAGGCGCTGAAGTCTACGGCGAGAAAGAACCCGCCGAATATGTCTATCAAGTCAAGTCCGGGGCGGTGCGGAGCTACAAGTTGCTGTCGGACGGTCGCAGGCAGATCGGCGCCTTTCATCTCACCGGCGATATCTTCGGCCTAGAGAATGGCAGCGAGCACAGGTTCACGGCCGAGGCGATCGTCGATACCACGGTACGTCTCGTCAAGCGGCAGAGCCTCGAGCTGGTGGCCGAAAACGACGCCATGGTCGCCAGGAACCTGCTCAGCATGACCACGAACAATCTCCAGCATGCGGAAGATCACATGCTGCTGCTCGGGCGCAAGACCTCGCTGGAGCGCGTTGCGGCGTTCCTGCTCGAGATGGACAAGCGGCTGGCCGCGGCTGATGTCATGGCGCTGCCGATGTCGAGGCGCGACATCGCCGACTATCTTGGCCTGACCCTGGAGACCGTCTCACGGGCCTTGTCACGGCTACATGAGCTCGGCATCATCGGCTTTATCGGCAACACGCAGCGCCAGATCGTGTTGGTGGACCGGCACGGGCTTGCAAGCCTCGATCTGCCGGCTTGA
- a CDS encoding BufA1 family periplasmic bufferin-type metallophore: protein MSAKTTISSLVLAGAVSTALATLAHAAPLTKAEADAAIAAKKEKCFGVALKGQNDCAAGPGTTCQGTSTVDFQGNAWKFVQGGTCTGIELPGGKKGSLKPV from the coding sequence ATGTCTGCCAAGACCACCATCAGCTCGCTCGTACTCGCCGGCGCCGTCTCGACCGCGCTCGCAACCCTCGCACACGCCGCTCCGCTGACCAAGGCCGAGGCCGATGCGGCCATCGCAGCCAAGAAGGAAAAGTGCTTCGGCGTTGCGCTGAAGGGCCAGAATGATTGCGCCGCAGGACCGGGCACGACCTGCCAGGGGACCTCGACCGTCGACTTCCAGGGCAACGCCTGGAAGTTCGTCCAGGGCGGCACCTGCACCGGCATCGAGCTGCCCGGTGGCAAGAAGGGCTCGCTCAAGCCGGTCTGA
- a CDS encoding aspartate:alanine exchanger family transporter, translating into METVRWIIATAPEIFLLLAIAIGTVLGRIKVRGFSIGTTACILIVAVLIGQLGSFTFPPILRAILFSLFVFTIGYRSGPEFFASLSIRTLAQVVLSLVIGATGLVLVLIFARLFKLDTGTAAGLTAGALTQSSVIGTASGALAQLGLAADTLKQQEANIAAGYAVTYVLGYILTLLFVPFVAPRLMRVDLKAEAKKLEAELAGGVPAKTDNLAYRKFQARAYRVSTATGRTVESIEAEIGGRTVVERIVRHGADVGPHRDVVLENGDAIVLTGPTAVIVAAKPVIGAEIDADELLRSLPGNVVEVLVENRKLHGRSIREVAEIVGDSARGVFLRALTRMGREVPLGPDTRVYIGDVMTLVGSTANIARATAQVGSALTTSDRTDIAFVAAGIAAGLLAGLASFKVGNVALTLGGGGGALIAGLVCGWLRSRRPTMGAMPPAAQQTLSDIGLGGFIAAIGLGNGLAAWSAIQAHGVLLVAMGMVVTLVPLTVGTLVACYVLRMNPVVTCGALAGAMTVDAAVTGVCDVAESKTPVLGVAVPYAVGNVVLTVLGPIVVAATYSG; encoded by the coding sequence ATGGAAACCGTCAGGTGGATCATCGCCACCGCACCGGAAATCTTCCTGCTGCTGGCGATTGCGATCGGTACCGTTCTCGGCCGCATCAAGGTGCGCGGCTTCTCGATCGGCACCACCGCCTGCATCCTGATCGTCGCTGTCTTGATCGGACAGCTCGGTAGCTTCACCTTCCCGCCGATCCTGCGTGCCATCCTGTTCAGCCTGTTCGTCTTCACGATCGGCTATCGCTCCGGCCCGGAGTTCTTCGCCTCCTTGAGCATCCGGACGCTGGCGCAGGTCGTGCTGTCGCTGGTGATCGGTGCAACGGGCCTCGTGCTCGTGCTGATCTTTGCTCGCCTGTTCAAGCTCGATACCGGCACCGCCGCGGGCCTCACCGCCGGTGCGCTGACCCAATCCTCGGTGATCGGCACCGCATCAGGCGCGCTGGCGCAACTCGGCCTCGCGGCCGACACCTTGAAGCAACAGGAAGCCAATATCGCCGCCGGCTATGCCGTTACCTATGTGCTCGGCTACATCTTGACGCTGCTGTTCGTCCCTTTCGTCGCGCCGCGGCTGATGCGGGTCGATCTCAAGGCGGAGGCCAAGAAACTCGAGGCCGAGCTTGCCGGCGGCGTCCCTGCGAAGACCGACAATCTCGCCTACCGCAAGTTCCAGGCACGGGCCTATCGCGTCTCAACCGCCACCGGCCGCACTGTCGAATCCATCGAAGCCGAGATCGGCGGGCGCACCGTCGTCGAGCGGATCGTCCGCCATGGCGCCGACGTCGGGCCGCATCGCGATGTCGTGCTCGAAAATGGTGACGCCATCGTCCTGACCGGTCCGACCGCGGTGATCGTCGCGGCCAAGCCGGTCATCGGCGCCGAAATCGACGCCGACGAATTGTTGCGCAGCCTGCCCGGCAACGTCGTCGAAGTGCTCGTTGAGAACCGCAAGCTGCACGGCCGCTCGATCCGCGAAGTGGCCGAGATCGTCGGCGACAGCGCGCGCGGCGTCTTCCTGCGCGCACTGACCCGGATGGGTCGCGAAGTGCCGCTCGGGCCCGATACGCGCGTCTATATCGGCGACGTCATGACGCTGGTCGGCAGCACCGCCAATATCGCGCGGGCGACGGCGCAGGTTGGTTCTGCCCTGACCACGAGCGATCGCACCGATATTGCGTTTGTCGCCGCCGGCATAGCCGCCGGCCTTCTGGCCGGTCTCGCCAGCTTCAAGGTTGGCAACGTTGCGCTGACGCTGGGCGGCGGAGGCGGCGCGCTGATTGCGGGCCTGGTCTGCGGCTGGCTGCGTTCGCGCAGGCCCACCATGGGCGCCATGCCGCCCGCCGCACAGCAGACCTTGAGCGATATCGGCCTGGGCGGCTTCATTGCGGCGATCGGCCTCGGCAACGGCCTCGCCGCCTGGTCGGCGATCCAGGCCCATGGCGTGTTGCTCGTTGCCATGGGGATGGTTGTCACGCTGGTCCCGCTGACGGTCGGTACGCTGGTCGCCTGTTATGTGCTTCGGATGAACCCGGTCGTGACGTGCGGCGCACTGGCGGGTGCCATGACCGTGGATGCTGCCGTAACCGGCGTCTGCGATGTTGCCGAGAGCAAGACGCCGGTGCTTGGCGTTGCGGTGCCTTATGCGGTCGGCAACGTCGTGTTGACGGTGCTCGGTCCGATCGTCGTCGCCGCCACGTATTCCGGATGA
- a CDS encoding adenylate/guanylate cyclase domain-containing protein → MNASSGRETSSQTLRRLTVSIRLAVSALVLTAILLTAALSSLLWWRTAEATSRQLALTINEQIVAAVRKEVATIVDEARAAHTAIRTLFLQNVLDTREADKREFVFLSQLQSQATISWVAFGWPDGAFFAAHKLGDGRLEMMEISLTDHAGQRRVDEYDVVPGDIEFASRRFEPTDFRVADRTWFKTGLKAEEPEWFKVTDHPIGQRPSIAFAGPIDVYQERQGVLAIMIEYTRLARFLAQLEVGRTGTAFIFDGSGELVAAPDKNADELHPAHGDQKLLSLAQTALAQAGTGQESWRSRLVSDGAAYEFALTPLPFPGWRLATIIPEAEFLGPVETTLRRLILGLAVGAVLAALASALLARTVIAAPLSRVVGEIRHVETFALELVRRHPSRLKEIASLSGAIAEMAAGLSAFRKFIPADLVRALLRQGVEAKPGGAIQELSVMFVDVAGFTGLSERMGDRVVPLLSHYLDLASEVVVANGGTIDKFIGDAVMAFWGAPQPQADHAERCCRAALDIRRAIADSGLVDDLGHALQIRIGINSGRMLVGNIGSELRLNYTVIGDAVNVASRLESANKSYGTQILIGETTERLARGAIVTREIDSIAVYGREEGIAVHELIGLAGEADAERHAATWIARYEHGLARYRSRDLEGAIVDFEKVLLDQPHDMPTQAILARCRELRDDKQKSWRPVTALNSK, encoded by the coding sequence ATGAACGCCAGTTCCGGTCGTGAGACATCGAGCCAGACGCTGCGGCGGCTGACGGTCAGCATCCGTCTGGCAGTGTCGGCGCTGGTCCTGACCGCCATCCTATTGACCGCGGCCTTGTCCAGCCTCCTGTGGTGGCGCACGGCGGAGGCGACCAGCCGACAACTCGCCTTGACCATCAATGAGCAGATCGTGGCCGCCGTCCGCAAGGAAGTCGCCACGATCGTCGACGAGGCGCGCGCGGCGCACACTGCGATCCGCACGCTATTCCTGCAGAACGTCCTCGATACCCGCGAGGCCGACAAGCGCGAATTCGTGTTCCTGTCCCAGCTGCAATCGCAGGCCACGATCTCCTGGGTCGCGTTCGGTTGGCCCGATGGCGCGTTCTTTGCGGCCCACAAGCTCGGCGACGGCCGTCTCGAGATGATGGAGATCTCGCTCACCGATCATGCCGGCCAGCGCCGCGTCGACGAATACGATGTCGTGCCCGGCGATATCGAGTTCGCCAGCCGCCGCTTCGAGCCGACCGATTTCCGTGTTGCCGACCGCACTTGGTTCAAGACCGGCCTCAAGGCCGAGGAGCCCGAATGGTTCAAGGTCACCGACCATCCGATCGGGCAGCGCCCGTCGATCGCTTTCGCGGGCCCGATCGACGTCTATCAGGAGCGCCAGGGCGTCCTGGCGATCATGATCGAATACACCCGCCTTGCGCGCTTCCTCGCACAGCTCGAGGTCGGGCGCACCGGAACGGCCTTCATCTTCGATGGAAGCGGCGAGCTGGTTGCCGCCCCCGACAAGAACGCCGACGAATTGCATCCCGCGCACGGTGACCAGAAGCTGCTGTCACTGGCACAGACGGCGCTGGCCCAAGCCGGCACGGGGCAGGAGAGCTGGCGTAGCCGGCTGGTCTCCGACGGAGCCGCCTATGAGTTCGCGCTCACGCCACTGCCGTTTCCCGGCTGGCGGCTCGCAACCATCATTCCTGAGGCCGAGTTTCTCGGCCCTGTCGAGACGACGTTACGGCGCCTGATCCTCGGCCTCGCCGTCGGCGCAGTGCTTGCGGCGCTCGCCTCCGCCTTGCTCGCGCGTACGGTGATCGCGGCACCGCTTTCTCGCGTGGTCGGCGAGATCCGGCACGTCGAGACCTTTGCGCTCGAGCTGGTGCGCCGCCATCCCTCGCGATTGAAGGAGATCGCAAGCTTGTCGGGCGCCATTGCAGAGATGGCAGCGGGCCTTTCGGCATTCCGAAAATTCATCCCGGCCGATCTCGTCCGCGCGCTGTTGCGCCAGGGCGTCGAGGCAAAGCCAGGCGGGGCGATCCAGGAGTTGAGCGTGATGTTCGTGGATGTGGCGGGCTTTACCGGCCTCTCGGAGCGCATGGGCGACCGCGTCGTGCCCTTGCTGTCGCATTATCTCGACCTTGCCTCGGAAGTTGTCGTCGCCAATGGCGGGACGATCGACAAGTTCATCGGCGATGCCGTGATGGCGTTCTGGGGCGCGCCGCAGCCGCAGGCCGATCACGCGGAACGCTGCTGCCGGGCCGCGCTGGACATCCGGCGCGCGATCGCGGACTCCGGCCTTGTCGACGATCTCGGCCACGCCTTGCAGATTCGCATCGGAATCAATTCCGGCCGCATGCTGGTCGGAAATATCGGCTCCGAGCTGCGGCTGAACTACACGGTGATCGGCGACGCTGTGAACGTGGCAAGCCGTTTGGAGAGCGCCAACAAGAGCTACGGCACGCAAATTCTGATCGGCGAGACGACCGAGCGCCTTGCTCGTGGGGCCATTGTCACACGCGAGATCGACAGTATTGCAGTCTACGGGCGCGAGGAGGGCATCGCCGTCCATGAACTGATCGGTTTGGCAGGCGAGGCCGACGCGGAGCGCCACGCCGCGACGTGGATCGCGCGCTACGAGCATGGTCTCGCCAGATATCGGAGCCGCGATCTCGAGGGCGCGATCGTTGATTTCGAGAAAGTGTTGTTGGACCAACCGCATGATATGCCGACGCAGGCAATTTTGGCCCGTTGCAGAGAGCTGCGGGATGACAAGCAGAAATCTTGGCGACCGGTCACCGCCTTGAACTCAAAATGA
- a CDS encoding response regulator transcription factor, producing the protein MPGLVHVVDDDPSFRTAIERRLKLAGYDVATYASAQDLLDAAPGDDQPGCILLDVRIPGLSGPELQSRLVASGSTLPIIFLTGHADTATTVRTIKAGAEDFLTKPVSSELLLDAIERALVRQEAVRSQRGRLEVFRAHLARLTPREWQVFDLIVRGKINKQIAYDLGTTERTVKAHRHQVMEKMEVHSLAELVSIAERLGMLDTKGG; encoded by the coding sequence GTGCCCGGCCTGGTCCACGTGGTCGATGACGACCCATCGTTCCGGACGGCGATCGAACGTCGGCTTAAGCTCGCCGGCTATGATGTCGCGACCTATGCGTCGGCGCAGGATCTGCTGGACGCCGCACCAGGCGACGATCAACCAGGATGCATTCTGCTGGACGTGCGGATACCGGGACTGAGCGGCCCCGAATTGCAGAGCCGGCTGGTCGCATCGGGCTCGACTCTGCCGATCATCTTCCTGACAGGACATGCCGATACGGCGACCACGGTGCGGACGATCAAGGCCGGAGCGGAAGATTTTCTGACCAAGCCGGTCTCGTCAGAGTTGCTGCTTGACGCGATCGAGCGTGCGCTGGTGCGGCAGGAGGCGGTGCGAAGCCAGCGCGGCAGGCTGGAGGTGTTTCGCGCGCACCTCGCCAGGCTGACTCCGCGGGAGTGGCAGGTGTTTGATCTCATCGTCCGTGGCAAGATCAACAAGCAGATCGCATACGACCTTGGGACGACCGAGCGAACCGTGAAAGCCCACCGCCACCAGGTGATGGAAAAAATGGAAGTCCATTCGCTTGCAGAGCTTGTATCGATCGCGGAGCGGCTTGGAATGCTGGATACGAAGGGCGGTTAG
- a CDS encoding potassium channel family protein: MVLQLTVGALISAINIGIHALVTVVAVAIARRAGLRRVERPSLHLMGVMVATAAVLNLAHALEVLVWAWTYAIVQAVAAPDSELVYFAFVNYTTLGYGDITPVREWRLIGPLTAMNGVLLFGWSAAILFEVLRKTLDHVGLIKEHVFRGKE; encoded by the coding sequence ATGGTGTTGCAACTGACGGTCGGCGCCCTGATCAGCGCGATCAATATCGGCATCCACGCGCTGGTGACCGTCGTCGCTGTCGCAATTGCCCGACGCGCGGGTCTTCGAAGGGTTGAACGACCGAGCTTGCACCTGATGGGCGTGATGGTAGCGACAGCAGCGGTCCTGAATCTCGCGCACGCGTTGGAAGTCCTGGTATGGGCATGGACCTATGCCATCGTCCAGGCCGTGGCCGCTCCCGACAGCGAGCTCGTCTATTTCGCTTTCGTCAACTATACGACGCTCGGCTATGGCGACATCACGCCGGTGCGCGAATGGCGGCTGATCGGACCGCTGACCGCGATGAACGGCGTGCTGCTGTTCGGTTGGTCAGCCGCAATCCTGTTCGAGGTCTTGCGCAAGACGCTCGACCACGTCGGATTGATCAAGGAGCATGTCTTCCGAGGAAAGGAATAA